ATCGGTGAGCACATCGACCTCGGGCGCGTACTTCCCGGGAACGGTCACCTCGACGAAGGCCTTCCGCAGCACCGTCGTGAAGCGATAGCCGTCCTCCTGCTTCTCGAAGAGCCATTCGACCCCATTGACTTCCGCCGCGTCGGCCTTGGGGTTGTAATGTTCACTCCCGTACGTCAGGACGTCGGGCTTCGGCACCCCGCAGCGCAGTTTCACGGCAGGATCGCCCCATATGGCAGTGAAGTCGGAGACGGGCTCGGGAGTACCCCGCTTCAGCCCGTCCACGGTCTGCGGCAACTCCTTGTGGAGCGCCTTGCAGTGCCGCGCCGCCTCACCCTTGGGGGAGGGTACGGCCACGTCTTCGGAAGCGGAGCAGCTCACCGCGGCGAACAGCACCGTGAGCAGGGGGAGGGCCAGGTACCGGCGGCGCGTGGAGATCACCCGGCCGAGGATACGGGGGAGCTAGAGATGGACGACCGGGCAGGTAAGGGTGCGCGTGATGCCTTCCACTTGCTGGACCTTCGCGACCACCATGCGGCCCAGCTCATCGACGGTTTCGGCCTGTGCGCGCACGATGACGTCATAGGGCCCGGTCACGTCCTCGGCCTGCAGCACACCGTGGATCGTGGAGATCACCTCAGCTACCGCCGAGGCCTTGCCGACCTCGGTCTGGATCAGGATGTAGGCCTGTACCACGGAACCTCCAGGGCGGCTACGAGGATCATGTGGGAAGAAGGGACGCCACGGTACCGCGTCACCGAGCGGAGCGGGGAGACCCGCGCGGTGAACACCGCAAGTGCGGCACAGTCGTCAGCCACGTACGGACCGTCCGTACACATGGGAAGGGCAACAGCATGAAGGGCACCGTGGGCGAGCTGGGGGAGTTCGGGCTGATCAGGGAGCTCACCTCCCGGCTCACCACCACTCCGGCCGTACGGATCGGGCCGGGTGACGATGCCGCGGTGGTCACCGCGCCGGACCGGAGGGTGGTCGCCAGCACCGACATCCTCCTGGAGGGCCGGCACTTCAGGCGCGACTGGTCCACCGCCTACGACGTCGGCCGCAAGGCCGCCGCCCAGAACCTCGCCGACATCGCGGCGATGGGCGCGGTGCCCACCGCGATCCTGCTCGGCCTGGTCGTGCCCGCGGAGCTCCCCGCGACCTGGCCGACCGAGCTGATGGACGGGCTGCGCGACGAATGCCAGGTGGCCGGCGCCGCGGTCGTCGGCGGGGACGTCGTACGCGGTGACACCATCACCGTCGCGATCACCGCGCTCGGCGATCTGCGCAACCAGGAGCCGGTCACCCGCGCCGGTGCCCAGCCCGGCGATGTGGTCGCGGTGACCGGCTGGCTCGGCTGGTCCGCCGCCGGGCACGCCGTCCTCTCCCGCGGCTTCCGCTCGCCGCGCGCCTTCGTGGAGGCCCACCGCCGCCCCGAGCCGCCGTACCACGCGGGCCCGGCGGCCGCCGGACTCGGCGCCACCGCCATGACGGACGTCAGCGACGGCCTGGTCGCCGACCTCGGGCACATCGCCGAGGCCAGCAAGGTCCGGATCGATCTGCGCTCCGCCGGTATCGACATCCCCTCGCAGATGTCCGACATCGGCACGGCCGTGGGCGTGGACCCGATGCAGTGGGTGCTCAACGGCGGCGAGGACCATGCGATCGTGGCCACTTTCCCGCCCGATGTGAAGCTGCCCGCCCGGTGGAAGGTCATCGGCGAGGTGCTCAACCCCTCCGCGCTGCCCCAGGTGACGGTGGACGGCGCCCCGTGGGCCAAGGCCGGCTGGGACCACTTCGGGGACAACGGGGACGCCGACTAGGGCCCGTACGGGCCACGGACGACGCGGGTACGGGCGAAGCCGGTACGGGCGCCCGCAGGTCCGAGGGGCGCCGCCGAGTAGATTCGGCGGTATGCACATACCTCCACGCGTCCTGACCGTCGCCGGGTCCGACTCCGGCGGCGGCGCGGGCATCCAGGCCGACCTGAAGACGATGCTGGCGCTCGGCACCCACGGCATGAGCGTGGTCACCGCCGTCACCGCCCAGAACTCCCTGGGAGTACA
This Streptomyces decoyicus DNA region includes the following protein-coding sequences:
- a CDS encoding DUF3515 domain-containing protein, whose protein sequence is MISTRRRYLALPLLTVLFAAVSCSASEDVAVPSPKGEAARHCKALHKELPQTVDGLKRGTPEPVSDFTAIWGDPAVKLRCGVPKPDVLTYGSEHYNPKADAAEVNGVEWLFEKQEDGYRFTTVLRKAFVEVTVPGKYAPEVDVLTDLGRAVKKTVPVGI
- a CDS encoding Lrp/AsnC ligand binding domain-containing protein translates to MVQAYILIQTEVGKASAVAEVISTIHGVLQAEDVTGPYDVIVRAQAETVDELGRMVVAKVQQVEGITRTLTCPVVHL
- a CDS encoding thiamine-phosphate kinase, yielding MKGTVGELGEFGLIRELTSRLTTTPAVRIGPGDDAAVVTAPDRRVVASTDILLEGRHFRRDWSTAYDVGRKAAAQNLADIAAMGAVPTAILLGLVVPAELPATWPTELMDGLRDECQVAGAAVVGGDVVRGDTITVAITALGDLRNQEPVTRAGAQPGDVVAVTGWLGWSAAGHAVLSRGFRSPRAFVEAHRRPEPPYHAGPAAAGLGATAMTDVSDGLVADLGHIAEASKVRIDLRSAGIDIPSQMSDIGTAVGVDPMQWVLNGGEDHAIVATFPPDVKLPARWKVIGEVLNPSALPQVTVDGAPWAKAGWDHFGDNGDAD